The Spirochaetota bacterium genome has a segment encoding these proteins:
- a CDS encoding sigma-70 family RNA polymerase sigma factor, which translates to MDNEHKTDEQIVRQVLLGGIENFKTIVERYQKKVFGIGMRFFKNRDDSYDFTQEVFIRAYESLKTFAGRAPFPFWLTKIAYNHGINRVSSKKMEPEVPVEIPASDTTPETGQMRKEIRDLLLKAVNELPERYRICVDLYFFMGLTYGEISELTGFPVNTIKSNVLRAKNMLRDELKGTIAEDYHEL; encoded by the coding sequence ATGGACAATGAGCACAAGACCGATGAGCAGATCGTCAGACAGGTACTACTCGGCGGCATTGAAAACTTCAAGACGATCGTCGAGCGGTACCAGAAAAAGGTCTTTGGCATCGGGATGCGATTCTTTAAAAACAGGGACGACTCGTATGATTTCACCCAGGAGGTCTTCATCAGGGCCTACGAGAGCCTGAAGACCTTTGCCGGCAGGGCGCCCTTTCCGTTCTGGCTGACGAAGATAGCCTACAATCACGGCATCAACCGCGTCAGCTCGAAGAAAATGGAACCGGAGGTGCCCGTTGAAATTCCGGCGTCGGACACGACCCCCGAAACGGGACAGATGCGGAAAGAAATCCGCGATCTCCTCCTGAAGGCCGTGAACGAACTCCCGGAGCGGTATCGCATATGCGTCGATCTGTATTTTTTCATGGGACTCACCTACGGTGAAATCAGCGAGCTCACCGGGTTTCCCGTGAACACTATAAAATCAAACGTTCTTCGCGCAAAGAACATGCTGCGCGACGAGCTAAAAGGCACCATTGCGGAGGACTACCATGAATTGTGA
- a CDS encoding transposase translates to MARKTRECLPDTHNHAISRCIERKPLMRRSSMKDLMHDVLNEALEKYHFELVSYSIMDNHFHFNIKTLIGGETISRIMQFIKSQFARRYNKMMDRIGPFWNERFVNMIIERTANPVHYFWNVFLYTAYNPVRSKYVSDPRKYAYGGFRAYVDREYIPPVAITFSRYFQDLGNNYEDRLKKLLEYEDMYRKRIFPREIFEK, encoded by the coding sequence ATGGCCAGAAAAACCAGAGAATGCCTGCCCGATACGCATAACCATGCAATATCGCGGTGTATTGAGAGAAAACCCCTCATGAGACGATCCAGTATGAAAGATCTGATGCATGATGTCCTTAACGAGGCCCTGGAGAAATATCATTTCGAACTGGTTTCTTATTCAATAATGGATAATCATTTCCATTTTAACATAAAAACGCTGATAGGTGGGGAAACCATCTCCCGTATCATGCAATTTATCAAGTCCCAGTTCGCCCGGCGCTACAACAAGATGATGGATAGAATAGGGCCCTTCTGGAATGAACGGTTTGTCAATATGATCATCGAGCGCACCGCCAATCCTGTCCACTATTTCTGGAATGTATTTCTTTACACGGCGTATAATCCGGTGCGGAGCAAGTATGTCAGTGATCCCCGGAAGTACGCCTATGGAGGATTCAGGGCCTATGTTGACAGGGAGTATATACCACCGGTGGCGATAACGTTTTCCCGGTATTTTCAGGATCTCGGAAACAACTATGAGGATCGGTTGAAAAAGCTTCTTGAATATGAGGATATGTATCGGAAAAGAATATTTCCCAGAGAGATATTTGAAAAATGA